A DNA window from Setaria viridis chromosome 2, Setaria_viridis_v4.0, whole genome shotgun sequence contains the following coding sequences:
- the LOC117844442 gene encoding uncharacterized protein — MPGPLVWPRERAAASNAPPSPLRERSNRERSTIRQAAAIRSHHRSILGGRSDRARSAMGALSPPDPMIPCASWRDWANLSDGPAGLIAERILADDVADYVSFRASCRPWRLCSTDPREHGVLDRRFHPCQWTMLRTKEGGPRYRRGFMNVTTGCCRYVDLPELRGHDVFGPTTEGLLVLLDRATFVVRLLNPITRQAADLPPATTVLSQSDLELTWLRKEDLLQVSGAGLADASTIAAHFPEIDTVAVAKPGDAQWTVVDRGECFLPAMSFAGRFYCATTRAVMVVETGADQPPRLAIAAELTRPFARIMWDTVHLVDNGGELTLVDRECKGSRSPRRYKVYRVDLAAREMVPVRGLGGRAVFIGSELALSVSPPAFPSISADTIYLGFDDLLTSFMDDSPIHLMDGTSEPRRFYHGTDNDYGPRRVDEYLSWCVTGYCASTADNDDDEAAKQDRAAGPRRTPRQRRPNTKLAVSEWVRPQ, encoded by the coding sequence ATGCCCGGACCTCTCGTGTGGCCAAGAGAGCGCGCGGCGGCCTCTAATGCCCCCCCATCCCCTCTCCGCGAGCGAAGCAACCGAGAACGCTCTACGATCCGGCAGGCTGCTGCTATTCGTTCGCATCACAGATCCATACTTGGAGGGCGAAGCGATCGAGCACGCAGCGCTATGGGTGCCCTGTCGCCTCCCGACCCGATGATTCCTTGCGCCTCCTGGAGGGACTGGGCCAATCTCAGTGATGGGCCCGCGGGGCTGATCGCCGAGCGCATCCTCGCCGACGACGTCGCCGACTACGTCTCCTTCCGCGCATCTTGCCGTCCGTGGCGGCTGTGTTCCACGGACCCGCGGGAGCACGGCGTCCTTGACCGTCGCTTCCACCCGTGCCAGTGGACCATGCTCAGGACAAAGGAGGGAGGCCCTCGATACCGCCGCGGCTTCATGAACGTCACCACCGGCTGCTGCAGATACGTGGACCTCCCGGAGCTCCGCGGGCACGACGTGTTCGGGCCCACCACGGagggcctcctcgtcctcctcgacaGGGCCACCTTCGTGGTCCGCCTGCTGAACCCGATCACCCGCCAGGCGGCCGAcctcccgccggccaccacggtGCTGAGCCAGAGCGATCTGGAGCTAACCTGGCTCAGAAAGGAGGATTTGTTGCAGGTGTCAGGCGCGGGCCTCGCCGACGCCTCCACGATCGCCGCCCATTTCCCGGAGATCGATACGGTTGCGGTCGCCAAGCCAGGCGATGCGCAGTGGACGGTGGTCGATCGCGGGGAATGCTTCTTACCAGCCATGTCTTTCGCCGGCCGCTTCTACTGCGCCACCACGAGGGCCGTGATGGTGGTGGAGACCGGCGCCGATCAGCCGCCGCGGCTGGCCATCGCCGCCGAGCTGACGAGGCCGTTCGCCAGGATAATGTGGGACACCGTGCATCTCGTGGACAACGGCGGGGAGCTGACGCTCGTGGACCGTGAATGCAAAGGCAGCCGGAGTCCCAGAAGATACAAGGTGTATCGGGTAGACTTGGCTGCGAGGGAGATGGTGCCCGTCCGTGGGCTCGGCGGACGCGCGGTGTTTATCGGCAGTGAACTGGCCCTTTCTGTCTCGCCTCCGGCGTTCCCCTCCATCAGCGCCGACACGATCTACTTGGGATTCGACGATCTGTTGACAAGTTTCATGGACGATAGCCCGATTCATCTCATGGATGGAACCTCCGAGCCTCGTCGATTCTACCATGGCACGGATAACGACTATGGACCTCGGCGTGTTGATGAGTATCTATCATGGTGCGTGACGGGCTATTGTGCGAGCACCGctgacaacgacgacgacgaagctgCTAAACAAGACCGAGCAGCTGGGCCACGAAGGACGCCCAGGCAGCGAAGGCCCAATACCAAGTTAGCAGTCTCGGAATGGGTGAGGCCCCAATAG